A part of Paenibacillus sp. 481 genomic DNA contains:
- a CDS encoding response regulator transcription factor, translated as METIMIVEDDPKLAEMLQQHIRKYGFEAIIVTDFEHVLDQFQSIQPHLVVMDIHLPSFDGYYWCRQIRTISTCPIIFISARDGEMDQVMALEYGADDYMTKPFHYELVLAKIRSHLRRAYGAYAAQADERKIEQTGLVLYPERLEALLHDKSVLLTKKEAVLLEVFMTSYPRVVSRDKILDKLWDDHAYVDDNTLSVNMTRLRKKLSDLGIEDAMETIRGVGYRLHITWSK; from the coding sequence ATGGAGACAATCATGATCGTAGAGGACGATCCTAAACTTGCTGAAATGCTCCAGCAGCACATTCGCAAGTATGGATTCGAGGCCATTATCGTAACGGACTTTGAACATGTCCTTGACCAATTTCAATCCATACAACCACATTTGGTCGTCATGGATATTCATTTGCCGAGCTTTGACGGCTACTATTGGTGCCGCCAAATTCGTACCATATCCACTTGTCCGATTATTTTTATTTCGGCACGTGATGGAGAGATGGATCAAGTGATGGCGCTCGAATATGGCGCCGATGATTACATGACCAAGCCGTTCCACTACGAATTGGTACTGGCCAAGATTCGTAGTCACCTGCGCCGCGCCTATGGCGCATATGCAGCGCAGGCCGATGAACGTAAAATCGAACAAACCGGCCTTGTCCTATATCCTGAACGCCTAGAAGCGTTGCTGCACGACAAATCGGTCCTGCTCACGAAGAAGGAAGCCGTCTTGTTAGAAGTGTTCATGACAAGCTATCCTCGCGTTGTGAGCCGCGACAAAATTTTAGACAAGCTGTGGGATGATCATGCGTATGTCGATGACAACACGCTCAGTGTAAATATGACGCGCCTCCGTAAAAAGCTATCTGATCTAGGCATTGAGGATGCCATGGAAACGATACGCGGGGTCGGGTACCGCCTGCACATCACATGGAGTAAATAA
- a CDS encoding ECF transporter S component, with protein sequence MQAVHNQLQRIAASPMIRNMTIAICLSALSIGGRILTNQFHIPNVQPSTAIIMIAAITLGMRYGLGVAIATAIGSNMVLGHGPWTMWQVCAWGSVAILASFLQPYYKKIPLVALVGFAALTGYLYGFIVSTPAWALGPVHFWTYYKFGLLFDTYHAAGNAAFMGMLAPILLKAVHKVQ encoded by the coding sequence ATGCAAGCCGTTCATAACCAGCTACAACGCATAGCTGCTTCTCCAATGATAAGAAACATGACTATCGCTATTTGCTTATCGGCTTTAAGTATTGGTGGCCGAATATTGACCAATCAATTTCACATTCCGAATGTACAGCCCTCCACTGCCATTATTATGATTGCAGCGATAACTTTAGGCATGAGGTACGGCCTTGGTGTCGCCATTGCGACAGCAATTGGCTCGAACATGGTACTCGGGCACGGGCCTTGGACGATGTGGCAAGTATGTGCATGGGGTTCAGTTGCCATTTTGGCTAGCTTCCTACAGCCCTACTATAAGAAAATACCGTTAGTTGCCCTTGTTGGATTCGCTGCATTAACAGGCTATTTATACGGATTTATCGTTTCGACGCCGGCCTGGGCGTTAGGACCTGTTCATTTTTGGACGTACTATAAGTTTGGTTTACTGTTTGACACGTATCATGCTGCAGGTAATGCAGCCTTTATGGGAATGCTCGCTCCCATTTTATTGAAAGCTGTCCACAAAGTGCAGTGA
- a CDS encoding DUF4430 domain-containing protein, producing MKKILSLLMAASLFLTVAISAAPLHQAAAAAPSFNLNTEVQRVVKAYSAAQYDDWSAVADNVLGNTIPSTYIEQAKAAVIAEKGNYTKGTDIAKAIIGLTAAGVDITNIEGINLLDKAVNFDTNELSLSNDVVYMLLALDSGPYEVPAGAPVTRDFLIKKLLELKLPAGGWSFFGSTPNADMTGIIMAGLAPYIQQPSVSDAVYHADKFFKDKPLDNSNSAAMLVIGLSAVGKNPTADAYKQDGKNALDNLYSYLTTNGLYKYKKARATGDRMATKDVMLAYLSYQKFSNGKHNSIFYDLKSRYNTTPPQKPDPKAFDVSINVTSEKQWTGFPQSGKVTLQEGDTVDTALTKLVGADQIKYKMYGTMKYIAGIKGLESGAYGKTSGWMYWVNDQEPTVGADEYKLKAGDTVKWTYTGVDPVTNPPGNGGGGGTGGGGGGTVTPSISVSVMTEVPKSGLPISNQQTYRADMTAFDALVGLVGASNIKHKGSGESLYVSCAMDLCERANGALSGWKYSVNGTEPNESAGAYKLNNGDSIVWKYTGTPPTNTGGGVPPGGGSAGNSNSGNPSVPSTGETGNKSGTNNSNNSNKDGKPASGSKSTTDQGNGKNTDANSAAVTVTEHLSKYSDRNQISPWAKEAVARAKQLGILEGTKNKDGTVTFQPKKEITRAEFLKIVVKLLYGDVNVTSKTEYKDVKTKDWYYPYIVKAKEIGMISGFADNSFKPNEAITREQAAIILGKGFKLTAKKTVSLKDVSKQHPAALYIAAVHENGLMTDSSGKFNPSQKVSREMAAVLAVKLHDTYVTNK from the coding sequence ATGAAGAAAATCTTATCCCTGCTTATGGCTGCATCATTGTTCTTGACAGTCGCTATAAGTGCAGCTCCACTTCATCAAGCAGCTGCTGCTGCACCTAGTTTCAACCTGAATACTGAGGTTCAACGAGTCGTTAAGGCCTATTCAGCCGCCCAATATGATGATTGGTCAGCGGTAGCGGACAATGTTCTAGGCAATACCATCCCTAGCACTTATATCGAGCAAGCAAAAGCAGCCGTCATCGCTGAAAAAGGCAATTACACAAAGGGAACTGACATTGCGAAAGCGATTATCGGCCTTACAGCAGCAGGTGTCGATATTACGAATATTGAAGGTATTAACCTGCTGGACAAAGCAGTTAACTTTGACACGAATGAATTAAGTCTTTCCAATGACGTCGTTTACATGTTATTAGCCCTCGACTCTGGACCATATGAGGTTCCAGCAGGCGCGCCTGTCACACGAGATTTTTTGATTAAAAAGCTACTGGAGCTCAAGCTTCCAGCAGGTGGATGGTCATTCTTTGGTTCAACACCAAATGCGGATATGACCGGCATTATTATGGCTGGATTGGCCCCCTACATACAGCAACCGAGCGTGTCAGATGCTGTCTATCATGCGGATAAATTTTTTAAAGACAAACCGTTAGACAACAGCAATAGCGCAGCTATGCTTGTGATTGGTCTTTCCGCAGTTGGAAAAAATCCAACAGCAGATGCATACAAGCAAGATGGCAAAAATGCATTGGACAATCTGTATTCATACCTCACGACCAACGGACTTTACAAATATAAAAAAGCACGTGCAACCGGCGACAGAATGGCGACCAAAGATGTCATGCTGGCGTACCTTTCTTATCAAAAATTTTCAAATGGTAAACACAATAGTATTTTCTATGATTTAAAATCTAGATACAACACGACACCACCACAAAAACCAGATCCGAAGGCGTTCGATGTCTCGATAAATGTCACATCAGAGAAGCAATGGACAGGTTTCCCGCAGTCAGGCAAAGTTACGCTGCAGGAAGGCGATACGGTTGATACAGCACTCACGAAGCTTGTAGGAGCCGATCAGATCAAATACAAAATGTACGGCACGATGAAATACATAGCGGGCATAAAAGGCCTTGAATCTGGTGCCTATGGCAAAACGAGCGGATGGATGTATTGGGTCAACGATCAAGAACCTACCGTAGGAGCTGACGAATACAAGCTTAAAGCAGGCGACACGGTAAAATGGACCTACACTGGAGTTGATCCCGTAACGAATCCACCAGGCAATGGTGGCGGTGGTGGCACTGGCGGCGGTGGCGGTGGTACTGTCACTCCATCTATTTCGGTATCCGTCATGACTGAAGTACCTAAGTCAGGCTTGCCGATTAGCAATCAACAAACGTACCGCGCAGATATGACCGCGTTCGACGCGCTTGTCGGACTGGTAGGCGCTAGCAACATCAAGCATAAAGGATCAGGCGAAAGCTTATATGTGTCTTGTGCGATGGACTTGTGTGAACGAGCAAACGGAGCCCTTAGTGGCTGGAAATATTCTGTTAATGGTACCGAGCCAAATGAATCAGCAGGTGCTTACAAACTAAACAATGGCGACAGCATTGTATGGAAATACACTGGAACTCCCCCCACGAATACAGGTGGCGGCGTTCCCCCGGGGGGTGGGTCCGCTGGAAATTCTAATTCCGGCAATCCCTCAGTACCTAGCACTGGAGAGACAGGCAACAAATCTGGAACCAATAACAGCAATAACAGCAACAAAGACGGTAAACCCGCTTCAGGCAGCAAATCAACTACCGATCAAGGAAACGGAAAAAACACAGACGCTAACTCTGCTGCCGTTACTGTTACTGAGCATCTTTCTAAATATAGCGATCGGAATCAAATATCTCCTTGGGCGAAAGAAGCTGTTGCTCGCGCAAAACAGCTTGGCATCCTCGAAGGAACAAAAAACAAAGACGGAACAGTAACATTCCAGCCCAAAAAAGAAATAACGAGAGCTGAGTTCCTTAAAATTGTCGTTAAGCTCTTGTATGGAGATGTGAACGTAACGAGCAAGACAGAATACAAAGATGTAAAGACAAAAGATTGGTATTATCCGTATATCGTCAAGGCTAAGGAAATTGGCATGATTAGCGGGTTCGCAGATAACAGCTTCAAACCAAATGAAGCCATAACGCGTGAGCAAGCTGCAATTATTCTTGGCAAAGGCTTTAAGCTAACAGCTAAGAAAACGGTGAGCTTGAAAGATGTATCGAAGCAGCACCCTGCTGCGCTCTACATTGCAGCTGTACACGAAAATGGACTCATGACAGATAGCAGCGGTAAATTCAATCCGTCGCAAAAGGTATCCCGAGAAATGGCTGCTGTTCTAGCCGTAAAATTACACGATACATACGTAACGAACAAATAA
- a CDS encoding VOC family protein → MALNVYLNFKGNCREAVEFYAQVFGAEQPQFMTFGDSPPSPDFTLPEEAKNLIMHTFIHISGRKVMFSDVFPNMPFVVGNNVSLTLNSHNMDELQSAFDQLKEGGTVAMDLQETFWSKGYGSLTDKFGIVWQFNLDPEDEECGTK, encoded by the coding sequence ATGGCTTTAAACGTTTATCTTAATTTTAAGGGGAACTGTCGTGAAGCAGTCGAATTTTACGCGCAAGTATTCGGAGCGGAGCAACCGCAGTTTATGACCTTTGGTGATTCACCTCCAAGCCCAGACTTTACACTTCCTGAAGAAGCAAAGAACCTCATTATGCATACATTCATTCATATTAGCGGACGGAAAGTGATGTTCTCCGATGTATTTCCTAATATGCCGTTTGTAGTCGGAAACAATGTGAGCCTTACCCTCAACAGCCACAATATGGACGAGCTACAATCCGCATTTGATCAATTGAAAGAAGGCGGCACAGTAGCCATGGATCTTCAGGAAACGTTCTGGAGCAAAGGCTACGGCAGCTTAACGGATAAATTCGGGATCGTGTGGCAATTTAACTTAGATCCTGAAGACGAAGAGTGCGGTACGAAATAA
- a CDS encoding GyrI-like domain-containing protein, with amino-acid sequence MEPVVLSVPQFTVIGITAHANLKQLDEDRTIEDAFNNLQSRVNEIRHRAGEPFYLIQIYPCKENFDPNLDAFTSIIGVKVAEVDHIPSGMISHLVPESKVVKYTHVGLESELSKSYSYLYGTWMQENGQRPADFDFEIWDHRYKPSETDNEIDLHIALA; translated from the coding sequence ATGGAGCCAGTCGTGTTGTCCGTTCCGCAGTTTACAGTCATTGGTATAACCGCCCACGCTAATTTAAAGCAGCTTGATGAAGATCGCACTATTGAAGACGCATTCAACAATTTGCAAAGTCGGGTAAATGAAATTCGTCATCGTGCAGGGGAGCCATTTTACTTGATTCAAATTTACCCGTGTAAGGAGAACTTCGACCCGAATCTCGATGCATTCACTTCCATTATTGGGGTGAAGGTTGCAGAGGTCGATCACATTCCTTCCGGAATGATCAGCCATTTGGTGCCTGAAAGCAAGGTTGTGAAGTATACACATGTTGGATTAGAGTCGGAGTTATCTAAGTCCTATTCCTACTTGTATGGCACTTGGATGCAGGAGAATGGACAGCGGCCTGCTGATTTTGATTTTGAAATCTGGGATCATCGCTATAAACCGAGTGAGACAGACAATGAAATTGATTTGCATATTGCATTAGCTTGA
- a CDS encoding NAD(P)/FAD-dependent oxidoreductase → MTESLELYDVTIIGGGPAGMYGAFYSGMRDLKTKVIEAKEELGGRMLIYPEKMIWDVGGFAPIICEQLIKQLDQQARVFDPTLVFGQQIRGLERQEDGTYVLVAESGERHWTRTVILALGRGILKMAKLDFEGAERYEVTNLHYTVQELEPFRGQRVLISGGGNSAVDWANELEPIAASVTVVHRRPQFGGHEKNIIRMKESSVDVRTPYGLTQLHSEDGKTISKVTISNVDTEEIEQLEVDAVIVNHGLKADFTGINQWGLNMDEWCAFVDNKLATNLPGIFAAGDYAHYDSKVNLIAGAFSDAVLAVNSAKLYMDPEAPKVAYVSSHNDRFKEKNRALGVVDE, encoded by the coding sequence GTGACTGAATCATTGGAGCTGTACGACGTAACGATTATAGGTGGAGGCCCTGCAGGGATGTATGGTGCTTTTTATAGCGGGATGCGCGATTTGAAGACGAAAGTCATTGAAGCAAAAGAAGAGCTGGGCGGCCGTATGCTCATTTATCCTGAAAAAATGATTTGGGACGTAGGCGGCTTCGCACCGATTATATGCGAGCAGCTTATTAAACAGCTCGACCAGCAGGCGAGAGTATTCGACCCGACACTTGTGTTCGGACAGCAGATTAGAGGGCTTGAACGGCAAGAGGATGGTACATACGTGCTTGTGGCTGAATCGGGAGAAAGACATTGGACACGTACAGTCATTCTTGCGCTTGGCCGCGGTATTCTTAAGATGGCCAAGCTGGACTTTGAAGGCGCTGAGCGCTACGAGGTGACGAATTTGCACTATACGGTGCAAGAGCTGGAGCCGTTTCGCGGTCAACGAGTACTCATATCCGGTGGTGGCAACTCGGCGGTAGACTGGGCGAATGAGCTGGAGCCGATTGCTGCGAGCGTAACGGTTGTGCATCGCCGTCCTCAGTTCGGCGGACACGAGAAGAACATTATACGCATGAAGGAGTCTTCCGTCGATGTGCGGACGCCGTATGGATTAACACAGCTGCATAGTGAAGATGGGAAGACGATCAGCAAAGTAACGATCAGTAACGTTGATACGGAGGAAATCGAGCAGCTTGAAGTTGACGCGGTTATCGTCAACCACGGCTTGAAAGCTGATTTTACAGGAATTAATCAGTGGGGACTTAACATGGATGAGTGGTGTGCGTTCGTAGACAACAAGTTGGCAACGAACTTGCCAGGCATTTTTGCTGCAGGCGATTATGCGCATTATGACAGCAAGGTTAATTTGATTGCTGGGGCATTCTCTGATGCGGTCCTAGCCGTTAACAGCGCGAAATTGTATATGGACCCTGAAGCGCCTAAAGTAGCGTACGTGTCTTCACATAATGACCGATTCAAAGAGAAAAATCGTGCGCTTGGCGTCGTTGATGAATAG